From Jaculus jaculus isolate mJacJac1 chromosome 19, mJacJac1.mat.Y.cur, whole genome shotgun sequence, a single genomic window includes:
- the Ankrd35 gene encoding ankyrin repeat domain-containing protein 35 encodes MKRIFSCSSSQVAVERWNRRDQKLLEAVQRGDVGRVAALASRKSARPTKLNSNGQSPFHLAASKGLTECLTILLANGADINSKNEDGSTALHLATISCQPQCVKVLLQHGANEDAVDAENRSPLHWAASSGCASSVLLLCDHEAFLDVLDSDGRTPLMIASLGGHAAICSQLLQRGARVNVTDKDNKSALILACEKGSAEVAELLLSHGADAGAVDSLGHDALHYALRTQDNVLWELLHRALNRRRRGGQGLIQHPDHIPQASPSEPQVGSPCKSPQGAKPEEKQEEEEEEKDSRGEEWKRKCEEEQRKVSDLELELERTREESEAQAAAYLALESQIREQVRELGFLLTQHPGGPGGQAADHRPGGDGMEQGCPLNLLARHIQELKQQRGAARVTPNTAPSRAEASAPAEVPREAHGPPQSPRSEDIRMATGEQVTATHGGQTPSTEAEPVGAASMHQLLLQLREELAAVWREKDAAKGALSRPVLEGALGTPRAEAAAAAWEKMEARLERVLVRLDRAKAGLQAKPESPSHGESRAGAPRAGPGCAREREEKKRAAGARGEPLGAPGEQAPGGCPAKGPLEKGVSALRLNNSNLLEELGELGRQRQLLQEELQALNQRLQREFMPKPGEQDQLQQLQRSVGLLTLELATEKNATEKLRRRLAFQSSGLRGLWDCLPPDLVGHGKAPSADEPLDELRACISTLVDGHREAQQALAGLRKENEQLRASVPSCACGEPRDAPSAGASSTAPQVAALEHDLGQLEEELRAVQATMSGKSQEIAKLRQLLYQATEEVAELRSREAASLRQQEKARGSLAAQAQAWGQELQVVLDKYNSACREASRLREALAEQERLADEARARCRRFENCTELLRERTEHLAGACRDKEGKIKELLKKLEQLSEEVLAVQGENAHLTLKLQDSQKNHEDIISTYRNHLLNAARGYMEQDVYNILLRILSMKE; translated from the exons ATGAAGCGCATCTTCTCCTGCTCCAGCTCACAAGTAGCG GTGGAGAGATGGAACCGTCGTGATCAGAAGCTTCTTGAGGCGGTGCAGCGGGGGGACGTGGGACGTGTGGCTGCCTTGGCCTCCAGGAAGTCGGCCCGCCCCACCAAGCTCAACTCCAATGGCCAGTCCCC GTTTCATCTGGCGGCTTCCAAAGGCCTGACCGAGTGTCTGACAATACTGCTTGCAAACGGGGCTGACATCAACAGCAAGAACGAGGATG gaaGTACCGCCCTGCATTTGGCCACCATCTCCTGCCAGCCACAGTGTGTAAAAGTCTTGCTTCAG CACGGTGCTAACGAAGATGCGGTGGATGCAGAAAATCGAAGTCCACTGCACTGGGCAG CCTCCTCTGGCTGTGCATCGAGTGTGCTCCTGCTGTGTGACCACGAAGCTTTCCTAGATGTGCTGGACAGT GATGGACGTACACCCCTGATGATTGCGTCACTGGGTGGTCACGCAGCTATCTGCTCACAGCTGCTGCAGAGAGGTGCCCGAGTTAATGTCACAGACAAGGATAACAA GTCAGCTCTGATCCTGGCCTGTGAGAAAGGCAGTGCTGAGGTGGCTGAACTGCTGCTGAGCCACGGAGCGGACGCGGGTGCAGTGGACAGCCTGGGGCACGACGCCCTGCATTACGCCCTGCGCACCCAAGACAACGTCCTGTGGGAGCTGCTCCACCGGGCCCTGAACCGGCGGCGGAGAGGCG GTCAAGGCCTGATTCAGCACCCAGATCATATACCCCAG GCATCTCCATCTGAGCCCCAGGTGGGTTCCCCATGTAAAAGCCCCCAAGGAGCAAAGCCTgaagagaagcaggaagaggaagaggaggagaaggattcGCGTGGGGAAGAGTGGAAGCGGAAGTGCGAAGAGGAGCAGAGGAAAGTGTCGGActtggagctggagctggagcggACACGGGAGGAGAGTGAGGCCCAGGCGGCCGCCTACCTGGCCTTGGAGAGCCAGATTCGAGAGCAAGTGCGAGAGCTGGGCTTCCTCTTGACCCAACACCCTGGAGGTCCTGGAGGGCAGGCCGCTGACCACCGGCCTGGAGGAGATGGCATGGAGCAGGGTTGTCCCCTGAACCTGCTGGCCAGGCACATCCAAGAACTAAAGCAGCAGCGGGGCGCTGCCAGGGTGACCCCAAACACGGCTCCCAGCAGGGCCGAGGCGTCAGCCCCAGCAGAGGTCCCCCGCGAAGCTCATGGACCACCCCAGAGCCCAAGATCCGAGGACATCAGGATGGCCACAGGAGAGCAAGTGACCGCCACCCATGGGGGACAGACCCCCAGCACAGAGGCGGAACCAGTGGGCGCAGCGAGCATGCACCAACTCCTGCTGCAGCTCAGGGAGGAGCTGGCGGCCGTGTGGCGAGAGAAGGATGCCGCCAAAGGGGCTTTGTCAAGACCAGTCCTGGAAGGAGCCCTGGGCACTCCCCGGGCAGAGGCTGCAGCAGCTGCCTGGGAGAAGATGGAGGCCCGGCTGGAGAGGGTGCTGGTGAGGCTGGATCGGGCCAAGGCCGGACTGCAGGCGAAACCTGAGAGCCCAAGCCACGGAGAATCGAGAGCTGGAGCCCCGCGGGCCGGCCCGGGGTGCGCCCGGGAGCGcgaagaaaagaagagagccgCCGGGGCCAGGGGAGAGCCTCTAGGGGCCCCTGGCGAGCAGGCCCCGGGAGGATGCCCGGCCAAGGGACCCTTGGAAAAGGGGGTGTCCGCGTTGAGGCTGAACAACAGTaacttgctggaggagctggggGAGTTGGGGCGGCAGCGGCAGCTGCTGCAAGAGGAGCTGCAGGCCCTCAACCAGCGGCTCCAGCGGGAGTTCATGCCCAAGCCCGGGGAACAGGACCAGCTGCAGCAGTTGCAGCGGAGCGTGGGGCTGCTGACCCTGGAACTGGCCACGGAGAAGAACGCCACGGAGAAGCTGCGCCGGCGCCTGGCCTTCCAGAGCAGCGGCCTCCGAGGCCTGTGGGACTGCTTGCCGCCGGACCTGGTGGGCCACGGGAAGGCCCCGAGCGCCGACGAGCCCCTGGACGAGCTGCGGGCATGCATCAGCACCCTGGTGGACGGGCACCGCGAGGCCCAGCAGGCGCTGGCTGGGCTGCGGAAGGAAAACGAGCAGCTGAGGGCATCGGTGCCCTCCTGCGCCTGCGGGGAGCCTCGGGACGCCCCCAGCGCGGGGGCCTCCAGCACCGCCCCCCAGGTGGCTGCCCTGGAGCACGATCTGGGGCAGCTGGAGGAGGAGCTGCGGGCGGTGCAGGCCACGATGAGCGGGAAGAGCCAGGAGATCGCGAAGCTCAGGCAGCTGCTGTACCAGGCCACCGAGGAGGTGGCCGAGCTCAGGAGCCGGGAGGCGGCCAGCCTGCGGCAGCAGGAGAAGGCCCGAGGCTCCCTGGCGGCCCAGGCGCAGGCTTGGGGCCAGGAGCTGCAGGTGGTGCTGGACAAGTACAACTCGGCGTGCCGGGAAGCGAGCCGGCTGCGGGAGGCGCTGGCCGAGCAGGAGCGCCTGGCGGACGAGGCGCGCGCGCGCTGCCGGCGGTTCGAGAACTGCACGGAGCTGCTGAGAGAGAGGACCGAGCACCTGGCCGGCGCGTGCCGGGACAAGGAGGGCAAG ATCAAAGAATTACTAAAGAAGCTGGAGCAGCTTTCGGAGGAAGTCCTCGCAGTTCAGGGGGAGAACGCTCACCTCACCCTAAAGCTGCAG GATTCCCAGAAGAACCATGAAGACATCATCTCCACCTACAGGAACCATCTGCTGAATGCTGCTCGG GGCTACATGGAGCAGGACGTGTACAATATCCTACTTCGAATCCTCAGCATGAAAGAATGA